A window of Streptomyces sp. SAI-127 contains these coding sequences:
- a CDS encoding RNA polymerase sigma-70 factor → MSRTEEFQRLRPLLFSIAYRILGSVGEAEDAVQETWLRYEATATEPRSVKAYLSTTVTRIAIDVLRSARVRREEYVGEWLPEPLLDDPYEDPERAAELAESVSMAALLLLERLSPLERAVFVMREVFDFGFPEVAAAVGRSEAACRQLVSRARRHMAAGRPRFEADREEREELASRFFDALREGDVDGLRGLLAADVSMVGDGGGRAPQLARAVAGAQNVARLLGSVYPRMARIEVTFEPHELNGQPGAIFYDRDGKVLHTLALDILDGRIQTIRAVINPEKLSHVGPVADAWAIHREVRASRPS, encoded by the coding sequence ATGAGCAGGACCGAGGAGTTCCAGCGGCTACGGCCACTGCTGTTCTCGATCGCCTACCGGATCCTCGGCAGCGTCGGCGAGGCCGAGGACGCGGTCCAGGAGACGTGGCTGCGCTACGAGGCCACCGCGACCGAGCCCAGGTCGGTGAAGGCCTACCTCTCGACCACGGTGACGCGGATCGCGATCGACGTACTGCGCTCGGCCCGCGTCCGCCGGGAGGAGTACGTGGGCGAATGGCTCCCCGAGCCACTCCTCGACGACCCCTACGAGGACCCGGAGCGGGCGGCCGAACTGGCCGAGTCGGTGTCGATGGCGGCCCTGTTGCTGCTGGAGCGTCTCAGCCCGCTGGAGCGCGCGGTCTTCGTAATGCGGGAGGTCTTCGACTTCGGCTTCCCCGAGGTCGCGGCGGCGGTGGGCCGCTCGGAGGCGGCGTGCCGCCAACTCGTGTCCCGGGCCCGGCGCCACATGGCGGCGGGCCGCCCCCGCTTCGAGGCGGACCGGGAAGAGCGCGAGGAACTGGCGTCGCGCTTCTTCGACGCCCTCCGCGAAGGCGACGTGGACGGTCTGCGGGGACTGCTCGCCGCCGATGTGTCGATGGTCGGCGACGGCGGCGGCAGGGCCCCGCAACTGGCGAGGGCTGTCGCGGGCGCGCAGAACGTGGCCCGGCTGCTGGGTTCGGTCTACCCCCGGATGGCCCGGATCGAGGTGACCTTCGAGCCGCACGAGCTCAACGGCCAGCCGGGCGCGATCTTCTACGACCGCGACGGCAAGGTCCTCCACACCCTCGCCCTGGACATCCTCGACGGCCGCATCCAGACGATTCGCGCGGTCATCAACCCCGAAAAACTCAGCCACGTGGGCCCGGTGGCGGACGCGTGGGCGATCCACCGCGAGGTCCGGGCGAGCCGCCCTTCCTGA
- a CDS encoding cation-translocating P-type ATPase, translating into MTHTDAGAELDPVHPTRLRAPATGGLTAAEVAERVTRGQVNDVPVRSSRSMGEIVRANVFTRFNAIIGVLWLVMLFVAPFQDSLFGYVILANTGIGIIQEWRAKKTLDSLAVIGEARPTVRRDGTASQVSTSEIVLDDLIEIGPGDKAVVDGVVVEADGLEIDESLLTGEADPVVKRPGDQVMSGSFVVAGGGAFEATKVGREAYAAQLAEEASRFTLVHSELRSGISTILKYVTWMMVPTAIGLVISQLFVKDNDLKDSVARTVGGIVPMVPEGLVLLTSVAFAIGVIRLGRKQALVQELPAIEGLARVDTVCLDKTGTLTEGGMDITELRPLQGADESYVRKVLGALGESDPRPNASLQAIIDAYPDVEEWRCTESLPFSSARKYSGASFSEGDGESSTWLLGAPDVLLPPGDPALADTGRLNEQGLRVLLLARASRDLDDPEVARGARPTALVVLEQRLRPDAADTLRYFADQDVRAKVISGDNAVSVGAVAAKLGLNGSVVDARRLSADQDGMAKELDEGTVFGRVTPQQKRDMVGALQSRGHTVAMTGDGVNDVLALKDADIGVAMGSGSEATRAVAQIVLLDNSFATLPSVVAEGRRVIGNITRVATLFLVKTVYSVLLAIFVVCWQVEYPFLPRHLTLLSTLTIGVPAFFLALAPNKERARPHFVRRVMRYSVPGGVVAAIATFVTYLIARHHYTGSGALDAETSAATLTLFLISMWVLAIIARPYTWWRLALVAAMGLGFVLVLVVPWLQDFFALKLVGVTMPWIAVGISVVAAATLELLWRWVDRRVSA; encoded by the coding sequence ATGACGCACACCGACGCGGGCGCCGAACTCGACCCTGTGCACCCCACGAGGCTCCGGGCACCGGCGACGGGCGGACTCACCGCGGCCGAGGTCGCCGAGCGGGTGACGCGCGGACAGGTCAACGACGTGCCGGTGCGCAGCAGCCGGAGCATGGGGGAGATCGTCCGGGCGAACGTCTTCACCCGGTTCAACGCGATCATCGGTGTGCTCTGGCTGGTCATGCTGTTCGTCGCACCGTTCCAGGACAGCCTGTTCGGGTACGTCATCCTCGCCAACACCGGGATCGGCATCATCCAGGAGTGGCGGGCGAAGAAGACCCTCGACTCACTCGCGGTGATCGGCGAGGCCCGGCCGACCGTACGGCGGGACGGGACCGCGTCCCAGGTGAGCACCTCGGAGATCGTCCTCGACGACCTGATCGAGATCGGGCCCGGTGACAAGGCCGTGGTCGACGGGGTGGTCGTCGAGGCCGACGGCCTGGAGATCGACGAGTCACTGCTGACCGGTGAGGCCGACCCGGTGGTGAAGCGGCCCGGCGACCAGGTGATGTCCGGGAGCTTCGTGGTGGCCGGCGGCGGCGCCTTCGAGGCGACCAAGGTCGGCCGCGAGGCCTACGCCGCCCAGCTCGCCGAGGAGGCCTCCCGGTTCACCCTGGTCCACTCCGAACTGCGCTCGGGCATCTCCACGATCCTCAAGTACGTGACGTGGATGATGGTCCCGACCGCGATCGGCCTGGTGATCAGCCAGCTGTTCGTGAAGGACAACGACCTCAAGGACTCCGTCGCCCGGACGGTCGGCGGGATCGTGCCGATGGTCCCGGAGGGGCTGGTCCTGCTGACCTCGGTCGCCTTCGCCATCGGCGTCATCCGGCTTGGCCGGAAACAGGCCCTCGTGCAGGAGCTCCCGGCCATCGAGGGCCTCGCCCGCGTCGACACGGTCTGCCTCGACAAGACCGGCACCCTCACCGAGGGCGGCATGGACATCACCGAGCTCAGGCCGCTGCAGGGCGCCGACGAGTCGTACGTACGAAAGGTCCTGGGCGCCCTCGGTGAGTCGGATCCGCGGCCGAACGCCTCCCTCCAGGCGATCATCGACGCCTACCCGGACGTCGAGGAGTGGCGCTGCACCGAGTCGCTCCCCTTCTCCTCCGCCCGCAAGTACAGCGGGGCCTCCTTCAGCGAGGGCGACGGCGAGTCCAGTACGTGGCTGCTGGGGGCACCGGACGTGCTCCTGCCGCCCGGCGACCCCGCCCTCGCCGATACCGGGCGGCTCAACGAGCAGGGACTGCGCGTGCTGCTGCTGGCCCGGGCCTCCCGCGACCTCGACGATCCCGAGGTCGCCCGGGGAGCGCGGCCGACCGCCCTCGTCGTACTCGAACAGCGGCTGCGGCCCGACGCCGCCGACACCTTGCGGTACTTCGCCGACCAGGACGTCCGCGCCAAGGTCATCTCCGGCGACAACGCGGTCTCCGTCGGGGCGGTGGCGGCCAAGCTCGGGCTGAACGGCAGCGTGGTCGACGCACGCCGGCTGTCCGCCGACCAGGACGGGATGGCGAAGGAGCTCGACGAGGGCACGGTGTTCGGGCGGGTCACCCCGCAGCAGAAGCGGGACATGGTGGGGGCGCTGCAGTCGCGCGGACACACGGTCGCGATGACCGGTGACGGGGTCAACGACGTGCTCGCCCTGAAGGACGCCGACATCGGGGTGGCCATGGGCTCCGGGTCGGAGGCCACGCGGGCGGTCGCGCAGATCGTGCTGCTCGACAACAGCTTCGCGACGCTGCCGTCCGTCGTGGCCGAGGGGCGCCGGGTCATCGGCAACATCACCCGGGTCGCGACCCTGTTTCTGGTGAAGACCGTGTACTCGGTGCTGCTGGCGATCTTCGTGGTGTGCTGGCAGGTCGAGTACCCCTTCCTGCCCCGGCACCTGACCCTGCTGTCGACGCTGACGATCGGCGTCCCGGCCTTCTTCCTGGCCCTCGCGCCCAACAAGGAACGCGCGCGACCGCACTTCGTGCGGCGGGTGATGCGGTACTCGGTCCCGGGCGGGGTGGTGGCGGCGATCGCGACCTTCGTGACGTATCTGATCGCCCGTCACCACTACACGGGCAGCGGCGCGTTGGACGCGGAGACGAGCGCGGCGACCCTGACCCTGTTCTTGATCTCGATGTGGGTGCTGGCGATCATCGCCCGCCCGTACACCTGGTGGCGCCTCGCGCTGGTCGCGGCGATGGGCCTCGGGTTCGTCCTGGTCCTGGTGGTGCCCTGGCTCCAGGACTTCTTCGCGCTGAAGCTGGTGGGGGTGACGATGCCGTGGATCGCGGTCGGCATCTCGGTGGTGGCGGCGGCCACCCTGGAACTTTTGTGGAGATGGGTGGACCGCCGCGTTTCCGCTTAG
- a CDS encoding MFS transporter, with the protein MSTGPGADSAPAPTTHDPCKSSMFSSLKVRNYRLFFVGQVVSNIGTWMQRIAQDWLVLSLTGSATAVGVTTALQFLPMLLFGLYGGVLVDRLPKRRALLFTQSAMGATGIALAALTLTGHVQVWHVYLAAFVVGLATVVDNPARQSFVSEMVGPAQLQNAVSLNSANFQSARLVGPAVAGVMITGVGTGWAFLANGLSFVAPLIGLMMMRARELYVVERAPRAKGQLREGLHYVAGRPELIWTIVLAGFVSTFGFNFPVFLSAFADDVFHAGAGAYSLFNTLMAVGSLAGALLAARRGTARMRVLLAGAVAFGALEIVAAIAPSLWLFALLMVPIGMFGMTVNVTANSSIQMSTDPAMRGRVMALYMMVFMGGAPVGAPIAGWITDAYGVRAGLASGGAIAAAAAVTIGLVLARVGNLRLSVGWNHGHPHVRFVPRETQEQLAAAA; encoded by the coding sequence TTGAGTACGGGACCCGGAGCAGACTCCGCCCCCGCACCGACCACCCACGACCCCTGCAAGTCCTCGATGTTCAGCTCGTTGAAGGTCAGGAACTACCGCCTGTTCTTCGTCGGCCAGGTCGTCTCCAACATCGGCACCTGGATGCAGCGCATCGCCCAGGACTGGCTGGTGCTCAGCCTCACCGGCTCCGCCACCGCCGTCGGCGTGACGACGGCCCTGCAGTTCCTGCCGATGCTGCTCTTCGGCCTCTACGGCGGTGTCCTCGTCGACCGGCTGCCCAAGCGCCGCGCGCTGCTGTTCACGCAGTCCGCGATGGGCGCCACCGGCATCGCGCTCGCCGCCCTCACCCTGACCGGCCACGTCCAGGTCTGGCACGTCTACCTCGCCGCCTTCGTCGTGGGTCTCGCGACCGTCGTCGACAACCCGGCCCGCCAGTCCTTCGTCTCCGAGATGGTCGGCCCGGCCCAGCTGCAGAACGCGGTCAGCCTGAACTCCGCGAACTTCCAGTCGGCCCGTCTGGTCGGCCCCGCGGTCGCGGGTGTCATGATCACCGGCGTGGGCACAGGCTGGGCGTTCCTCGCCAACGGCCTGTCCTTCGTCGCCCCGCTCATCGGCCTGATGATGATGCGGGCGCGTGAGCTGTACGTCGTCGAGCGCGCCCCGCGCGCCAAGGGACAGCTGCGGGAGGGCCTGCACTACGTGGCCGGACGCCCCGAGCTGATCTGGACCATCGTCCTGGCCGGGTTCGTCTCCACCTTCGGCTTCAACTTCCCCGTCTTCCTGTCCGCCTTCGCCGACGACGTCTTCCACGCGGGCGCCGGCGCCTACAGCCTCTTCAACACACTGATGGCCGTCGGCTCCCTCGCCGGCGCCCTGCTCGCGGCCCGGCGCGGCACCGCCCGGATGCGGGTGCTGCTGGCGGGCGCGGTGGCCTTCGGCGCACTGGAGATCGTGGCCGCGATCGCTCCATCGCTGTGGCTGTTCGCCCTGCTCATGGTCCCGATCGGGATGTTCGGCATGACGGTCAACGTCACCGCCAACAGCAGCATCCAGATGAGCACCGACCCGGCCATGCGGGGCCGCGTGATGGCCCTGTACATGATGGTGTTCATGGGCGGAGCGCCGGTGGGCGCGCCGATCGCCGGCTGGATCACCGACGCGTACGGCGTCCGCGCCGGCCTCGCGTCGGGCGGCGCGATCGCCGCGGCGGCGGCCGTCACGATCGGCCTGGTCCTGGCCAGGGTCGGCAACCTGCGCCTGTCGGTGGGCTGGAACCACGGTCACCCGCACGTCCGGTTCGTGCCGCGCGAGACGCAGGAGCAACTGGCCGCGGCGGCCTGA
- a CDS encoding NCS2 family permease: protein MPTALDRYFKISERGSSLPREVRGGFATFFAMAYIIVLNPIILGSAKDMYGHQLDNGQLVTATALTAAFTTLLMGVVGNVPIALAAGLGVNSVVALQLAPRMSWPDAMGMVVLAGFIVMLLVATGLRERVMNAVPFGLRKAISIGIGLFIMLIGLVDAGFVSRIPDAAQTTVPLQLGADGHLDGWPVLVFILGALLTLALIVRKVSGAILISIVTMTVVAVIIEAVAKVPSWGLTAPKWPGNPVATPDFGLLGKVSLFGGFDKVGVLTGILFVFTVLLSCFFDAMGTIMGVSDEAKLTDAQGQMPGINKVLFVDGLAVAAGGASSSSATTAFVESTAGVGEGARTGFANIVTGGLFTLALFLTPVATMVPSQAATPALLAVGFLILAGNVKDIDWADHTIAIPAFITMVMMPFTYSITNGIGMGFITFVVLRLAAGRGREIPVPMYVVAAVFGFYYLMPALGLT, encoded by the coding sequence ATGCCGACCGCCCTCGACCGCTACTTCAAGATCTCCGAGAGGGGCAGCAGTCTGCCCCGGGAGGTCCGGGGCGGCTTCGCCACGTTCTTCGCGATGGCCTACATCATCGTGCTGAACCCGATCATCCTCGGCAGCGCCAAGGACATGTACGGCCACCAGCTGGACAACGGCCAACTGGTCACCGCGACCGCCCTGACCGCGGCCTTCACCACGCTCCTCATGGGCGTGGTCGGCAACGTCCCGATCGCGCTGGCCGCCGGCCTCGGTGTGAACTCGGTGGTCGCGCTCCAGCTCGCGCCCCGGATGTCCTGGCCGGACGCGATGGGCATGGTGGTCCTGGCGGGCTTCATCGTGATGCTGCTGGTCGCCACCGGTCTGCGCGAGCGCGTGATGAACGCGGTGCCCTTCGGGCTGCGCAAGGCGATCTCCATCGGTATCGGCCTGTTCATCATGCTGATCGGGCTCGTGGACGCCGGCTTCGTCTCCCGCATCCCGGACGCCGCCCAGACCACGGTCCCGCTCCAGCTCGGCGCCGACGGTCACCTCGACGGCTGGCCGGTCCTGGTCTTCATCCTGGGCGCCCTGCTGACCCTCGCGCTCATCGTCCGCAAGGTCTCCGGCGCCATCCTGATCTCGATCGTCACGATGACCGTCGTGGCGGTGATCATCGAGGCGGTCGCCAAGGTCCCGTCCTGGGGTCTCACGGCTCCGAAGTGGCCCGGCAACCCGGTCGCCACCCCCGACTTCGGTCTGCTCGGCAAGGTCAGCCTCTTCGGCGGATTCGACAAGGTCGGCGTGCTGACCGGCATCCTCTTCGTCTTCACGGTCCTGCTGTCGTGCTTCTTCGACGCGATGGGCACGATCATGGGCGTCTCCGACGAGGCCAAGCTCACCGACGCCCAGGGGCAGATGCCCGGCATCAACAAGGTGCTCTTCGTGGACGGCCTCGCGGTCGCCGCGGGCGGCGCGAGCTCGTCGTCGGCGACGACGGCCTTTGTGGAGTCGACGGCGGGAGTCGGCGAGGGTGCGCGCACCGGTTTCGCCAACATCGTCACCGGCGGTCTCTTCACCCTTGCACTGTTCCTCACGCCGGTCGCGACGATGGTCCCGTCCCAGGCGGCGACCCCGGCCCTGCTGGCGGTCGGCTTCCTGATTCTGGCGGGGAACGTCAAGGACATCGACTGGGCCGACCACACCATCGCGATCCCGGCCTTCATCACCATGGTGATGATGCCGTTCACCTACTCGATCACCAACGGCATCGGCATGGGCTTCATCACCTTCGTGGTGCTGCGGCTGGCGGCCGGACGGGGCCGGGAGATTCCGGTGCCGATGTATGTCGTGGCCGCGGTGTTCGGCTTCTACTACCTGATGCCGGCGCTGGGCCTGACGTGA
- a CDS encoding 1,4-alpha-glucan branching protein: protein MAIIHHTTLKPTKLDLLTTWLLTRPWYTGTGTPELTKAGGFRLDDPEGEVGIEFMVAVDSSGREPVAYLAPLTYRAAPLPGADHALVGTMEHGVLGPRWAYDGIHDPVLRTELLALFEGRTQAQAQSLTDTPDHEVTHSYAGPALPTGPAEVTEDQDGTQLALPDGTVLRLHRRLPPTAPEGANGHVSGAWNAPDGTRTRAAFATLHTS from the coding sequence ATGGCGATCATCCACCACACCACCCTCAAGCCCACCAAGCTGGACCTGCTCACCACCTGGCTGCTCACCCGCCCGTGGTACACCGGCACCGGCACCCCCGAGTTGACCAAGGCCGGCGGCTTCCGGCTGGACGACCCGGAGGGCGAGGTCGGGATCGAGTTCATGGTGGCCGTCGACTCCTCCGGCCGCGAACCCGTCGCCTACCTGGCCCCCCTCACCTACCGCGCCGCCCCGCTCCCCGGTGCGGACCACGCCCTCGTCGGCACCATGGAACACGGTGTACTGGGCCCCCGCTGGGCCTACGACGGCATCCACGACCCGGTCCTGCGCACCGAACTCCTCGCCCTGTTCGAGGGCCGCACCCAGGCCCAGGCCCAGAGCCTCACCGACACCCCCGACCACGAGGTCACCCACTCCTACGCCGGCCCCGCCCTCCCCACCGGCCCCGCCGAGGTCACCGAGGACCAGGACGGCACCCAGCTCGCCCTCCCCGACGGCACGGTCCTCCGCCTGCACCGACGCCTGCCGCCCACGGCCCCCGAGGGCGCGAACGGCCACGTCTCCGGAGCCTGGAACGCCCCCGACGGCACCCGCACGCGAGCCGCTTTCGCGACCCTGCACACCTCCTGA
- a CDS encoding GNAT family N-acetyltransferase has product MEISIRDGGPDDIPVILGMLDSCVEWLVAQGRPGQWGTEPLSGSPRTVESVARYVDEGSVFIAEAGGVPAATLTITDSPGAYLAHLPPPGEPERYIHWLASDRRFKGHGVGSALLAHAAEETRRAGVALLRVDCYAGDDRKLVAYYEANGFAPTETYTAGANNDWPGQVLARRVLP; this is encoded by the coding sequence ATGGAGATCAGCATCAGGGACGGCGGACCCGACGACATACCCGTGATCCTCGGCATGCTCGACAGCTGTGTGGAGTGGCTGGTCGCGCAGGGACGTCCCGGCCAGTGGGGGACCGAGCCGCTGTCCGGGAGCCCCAGGACCGTGGAGTCCGTCGCCCGGTACGTCGACGAGGGCAGCGTGTTCATCGCCGAGGCCGGCGGCGTCCCGGCCGCGACCCTCACGATCACCGACTCGCCCGGCGCCTATCTGGCTCATCTCCCGCCGCCCGGCGAGCCCGAGCGGTACATCCACTGGCTCGCCTCCGACCGACGCTTCAAGGGCCACGGCGTGGGCAGTGCCCTCCTCGCGCACGCCGCCGAGGAGACCCGGCGCGCGGGCGTCGCCCTGCTGCGGGTGGACTGCTACGCGGGCGACGACCGCAAGCTGGTCGCCTACTACGAGGCCAACGGCTTCGCCCCGACGGAGACGTACACCGCCGGGGCGAACAACGACTGGCCGGGCCAGGTACTGGCCAGGCGGGTGCTGCCGTAG
- a CDS encoding MarR family transcriptional regulator, translating to MPDLTHGDDVAAVNSLRSAVMRLSRRLKHQRVDESLSPTEMSVLGTLSLCGKATPGELARKEHVQPPSMTRIVALLEAKGLVRLEPHPEDRRQKVVTKTEQAEAMLAESRAKRNAFLATLVDGLDEDEWAKLREAAPVLEKLAHL from the coding sequence ATGCCGGACCTTACCCATGGCGACGACGTTGCCGCCGTGAACTCCCTGCGATCAGCCGTGATGCGACTGTCCCGTCGGCTCAAGCACCAGCGGGTCGACGAGTCGCTCAGCCCCACCGAGATGTCGGTGCTGGGCACCCTCTCCCTCTGCGGCAAGGCCACCCCGGGCGAGCTCGCCCGCAAGGAGCACGTCCAGCCGCCGTCGATGACCCGCATCGTGGCGCTGCTGGAGGCCAAGGGACTCGTCCGGCTGGAGCCGCACCCCGAGGACCGGCGCCAGAAGGTCGTCACGAAGACCGAGCAGGCCGAGGCCATGCTCGCGGAGAGCCGCGCCAAGCGGAACGCCTTCCTGGCCACCCTGGTCGACGGCCTCGACGAGGACGAGTGGGCGAAACTGCGCGAAGCCGCCCCCGTGCTGGAGAAACTCGCACACCTGTAA
- a CDS encoding Uma2 family endonuclease — protein sequence MTVLEDRIEMAHESEELTLDALFERLEHMPVPEGYKVEIVEGAVFMSPQRDTHWEIILDIVEQLRTKYPRKRVKSDVRVDYPGHLNGFASDVTLVAEGAEKDSKGLWQSKDIEFVAEVISKGTAANDYGPKKIAYALAEVLVYLVADPYQGKCHLYTQPKDGEYLTELSVAFGADVDMTTTPLELTLKTDEFPRD from the coding sequence ATGACCGTCCTTGAAGACAGGATCGAGATGGCCCACGAGAGCGAGGAGCTCACGCTCGACGCACTGTTCGAGCGCCTTGAGCACATGCCCGTCCCCGAGGGATACAAGGTCGAGATCGTCGAGGGGGCCGTCTTCATGTCGCCGCAGCGGGACACGCACTGGGAAATCATCCTGGACATCGTCGAGCAACTGCGCACCAAGTACCCGCGCAAGCGCGTGAAGTCGGATGTCCGCGTCGACTATCCGGGGCACCTCAATGGCTTCGCCTCCGACGTGACGCTGGTGGCCGAGGGCGCCGAGAAGGACAGCAAGGGGCTGTGGCAGTCCAAGGACATCGAGTTCGTCGCCGAGGTCATCTCAAAAGGCACGGCCGCCAACGACTACGGCCCCAAGAAGATCGCCTACGCGCTCGCCGAGGTCCTCGTCTACCTCGTCGCCGACCCCTACCAGGGCAAGTGTCACCTCTACACCCAGCCCAAGGACGGTGAATACCTCACCGAACTGTCCGTCGCCTTCGGAGCAGACGTCGACATGACCACCACCCCCCTCGAACTCACCCTCAAAACCGATGAGTTCCCCCGCGACTGA
- a CDS encoding ribbon-helix-helix protein, CopG family has translation MLMGTSVLSLRIDGELLERLRDHAAKRGMSVQDYVIRTLIRDDFDERFQTAVDETEKFYGVT, from the coding sequence GTGCTCATGGGGACCAGCGTGCTCAGCCTGCGGATAGACGGGGAGCTGCTCGAGCGGCTCCGCGACCATGCGGCCAAAAGGGGGATGAGCGTCCAGGACTATGTGATCCGAACGCTCATCCGAGACGACTTCGACGAGCGGTTCCAGACCGCCGTCGACGAGACCGAGAAGTTCTACGGGGTCACGTGA
- the thpR gene encoding RNA 2',3'-cyclic phosphodiesterase — protein MRLFAAVLPPQDVSDELALKVAELRRLPGASELRWTGVAGWHFTLAFYGEVDEDVVPELSARLERAARRTPSFPLALRGGGQFGHGRALWAGAFGDLPVLRLLAERAEAAARKAGVEMGEHRRYKAHLTVARSREAVEVRPYLSVLDGFTSRTWTVDELALVRSNLPKSGVPGEQPRYEVVGRWALGGAG, from the coding sequence ATGAGACTCTTCGCCGCGGTGCTGCCTCCCCAGGACGTGTCCGACGAACTCGCGCTGAAGGTCGCCGAGTTGAGGCGGCTCCCCGGAGCGTCCGAGCTACGCTGGACCGGCGTTGCCGGCTGGCACTTCACCCTTGCCTTCTACGGCGAGGTCGACGAGGACGTCGTACCGGAGCTGTCGGCACGGCTGGAGCGGGCGGCCCGGCGGACCCCGTCTTTCCCGCTGGCCCTGCGCGGTGGCGGGCAGTTCGGGCACGGCCGGGCGTTGTGGGCGGGGGCCTTCGGCGATCTGCCGGTGCTGCGGCTGCTGGCGGAGCGGGCGGAGGCGGCGGCGCGGAAGGCGGGGGTGGAGATGGGGGAGCACCGGCGGTACAAGGCTCACCTGACCGTGGCTCGCAGTCGGGAGGCGGTGGAGGTGCGGCCGTATCTCTCGGTTCTGGACGGATTCACCAGCCGCACCTGGACCGTCGACGAGCTGGCGCTGGTGCGGAGCAACCTTCCGAAGTCCGGGGTGCCGGGGGAGCAGCCCCGCTACGAGGTGGTCGGCCGCTGGGCGCTGGGCGGGGCCGGTTAG
- a CDS encoding DoxX family protein codes for MNLALWIAAGLLAAVALTGGVTKTFVPREKLAAAHGGGWTGEVGTAFVKTLGILELLAAAGLVLTAALDIAPVLVPVTAVCWILLMVGAMITHGRRGESAFVVLNLVYLALAVFIAWGRFGPESFTG; via the coding sequence ATGAACCTCGCGCTGTGGATCGCCGCCGGACTGCTGGCCGCGGTGGCCCTGACCGGTGGCGTCACCAAGACCTTCGTGCCCAGGGAGAAGCTGGCCGCGGCCCACGGCGGAGGATGGACCGGGGAGGTCGGCACGGCCTTCGTGAAGACCCTCGGCATCCTCGAACTCCTGGCCGCGGCCGGACTGGTCCTGACCGCCGCACTCGACATCGCACCCGTGCTGGTGCCCGTGACCGCCGTCTGCTGGATCCTCCTGATGGTCGGCGCGATGATCACCCACGGCCGCCGGGGCGAGTCCGCGTTCGTGGTGCTGAACCTGGTCTACCTGGCACTCGCGGTGTTCATCGCGTGGGGCCGTTTCGGCCCCGAGTCCTTCACCGGCTGA
- a CDS encoding aminoglycoside adenylyltransferase family protein, whose translation MTHMPVDSAPAVARIVHRTLSGTPLGIYLHGSAVLAGLRPHSDIDVLVVVRRSLNRDERRALVGELMRVSGVPGARLVELIVVVQDDVRPWRYPPVCDFLYGEWLREEYERGVLPEPESSPDLAPLLTMTLAGDTALHGPPPDRLLDPVPLVDLRRAIVAGVPQLLGDLDHDSRNVLLTLARIWTTLATDTIRSKDAAADWVIERLPSAHRAVLAHARAVYLGEEEERWDGELRAGVRPCAGFLVDAIGRQSLR comes from the coding sequence ATGACGCACATGCCAGTCGACAGCGCCCCGGCAGTCGCGCGCATCGTCCACCGCACCCTCTCCGGCACCCCCCTCGGCATCTACCTCCACGGCTCCGCCGTCCTCGCCGGCCTTCGCCCGCACAGCGACATCGACGTGCTGGTCGTCGTACGGAGGTCGCTGAACCGTGACGAACGCCGGGCCCTGGTAGGGGAGTTGATGAGGGTGTCCGGCGTTCCGGGTGCTCGGCTCGTCGAGCTGATCGTCGTCGTACAGGACGATGTACGGCCGTGGCGGTACCCGCCCGTCTGCGACTTCCTCTACGGAGAGTGGCTGCGCGAGGAGTACGAGCGGGGTGTGCTTCCCGAGCCCGAGTCCAGTCCCGATCTCGCGCCCCTGCTCACCATGACCCTGGCCGGGGACACGGCCCTGCACGGACCTCCGCCCGACCGACTCCTCGACCCGGTGCCCCTCGTGGACCTCCGGCGCGCGATCGTCGCCGGAGTGCCGCAGCTCCTGGGCGACCTGGACCACGACTCCCGTAACGTCCTGCTCACCCTCGCCCGTATCTGGACCACCCTCGCCACGGACACCATTCGCTCCAAGGACGCCGCGGCCGACTGGGTAATCGAGCGGCTGCCGTCCGCACACCGGGCCGTCCTCGCCCACGCCCGGGCCGTCTACCTCGGGGAAGAGGAGGAGCGGTGGGACGGCGAGCTGCGTGCCGGTGTCCGGCCCTGCGCCGGCTTTCTCGTCGACGCCATCGGGCGTCAGTCGCTCAGGTAG
- a CDS encoding DUF2530 domain-containing protein yields MAGFFSGPIKHEAPEPLEGPVVATVTGGTILWFVLFLVQLPFYGWFADHDHTWWLWTCLAGGVLGLYGTWYVRKRDAAIKRAAGTDSAADPAAE; encoded by the coding sequence ATGGCCGGTTTTTTTTCGGGACCCATCAAGCACGAGGCGCCGGAGCCCCTGGAAGGGCCCGTCGTCGCCACCGTCACCGGTGGCACGATCCTCTGGTTCGTGCTCTTCCTCGTGCAGCTTCCCTTCTACGGCTGGTTCGCGGACCACGACCACACCTGGTGGCTGTGGACCTGCCTGGCCGGGGGCGTGCTCGGGCTGTACGGCACCTGGTACGTGCGGAAGCGGGACGCGGCGATCAAGAGGGCGGCCGGCACCGATTCCGCCGCCGACCCTGCTGCCGAGTGA